One window of Rubricoccus marinus genomic DNA carries:
- a CDS encoding type IV secretion system protein yields the protein MLRPSLSLRLARILRLRRSVGLAAMLGLVALAPAQEAKAQWAVVDPAHIAKSVMNGRQIVQQLAAQRDQLRAFRDNVRKLRSYNVRDVTGFMSHLDRTIASGGQLAYSSANLGREFDQAYRSFDLADPTAEIGRVLENQLSGSLNTLRALREHATQLQASRRDLQGFQSQVRSATSAQQVAELQGTIQAYQAQETQMLRQVMMLQVDQAARAEASEAAVQAYAREVGKAQTARSRDYARRMGGRDYGRGPVIE from the coding sequence ATGCTCCGTCCCAGCCTGTCCCTGCGCCTCGCGCGCATCCTCCGCCTCCGGCGCTCCGTCGGCCTCGCGGCGATGCTCGGCCTCGTCGCGCTCGCGCCCGCCCAGGAGGCGAAGGCGCAGTGGGCCGTCGTCGACCCGGCCCACATCGCGAAGTCGGTCATGAACGGCCGCCAGATCGTCCAGCAGCTCGCCGCCCAGCGCGACCAGCTCCGGGCCTTCCGCGACAACGTCCGCAAGCTCCGGTCCTACAACGTCCGCGACGTGACGGGCTTCATGTCGCACCTCGACCGGACGATCGCCTCCGGCGGCCAGCTCGCCTACTCGTCGGCCAACCTCGGGCGCGAGTTCGACCAGGCGTACCGCTCGTTCGACCTCGCCGACCCGACGGCCGAGATCGGGCGCGTGCTCGAGAACCAGCTCTCGGGCTCGCTCAACACGCTCCGAGCGCTCCGCGAGCACGCGACGCAGCTCCAGGCGTCGCGCCGCGACCTCCAGGGGTTCCAGAGCCAGGTCCGCTCGGCGACGAGCGCCCAGCAGGTCGCCGAGCTCCAGGGGACCATCCAGGCCTACCAGGCGCAGGAGACCCAGATGCTCCGGCAGGTCATGATGCTCCAGGTCGACCAGGCGGCGCGCGCCGAGGCGAGCGAGGCGGCCGTGCAGGCCTACGCCCGCGAGGTCGGCAAGGCGCAGACGGCGCGGAGCCGCGACTACGCCCGCCGGATGGGCGGTCGGGACTACGGCCGCGGCCCGGTCATCGAGTAG
- a CDS encoding VirB3 family type IV secretion system protein, translating to MSAVRSGGGGTLPERPVHQSLVRTPRYAGVDRTFLVLEVTLVVCLGYLMGVSWATAGVVLLTVGVVHPLMVRLSADDELLPHLVVRTLTQADAYDALPHASGSGRKPSPAVPTP from the coding sequence TTGAGCGCGGTCCGCAGCGGGGGAGGGGGGACGCTCCCCGAGCGGCCCGTCCACCAGTCGCTCGTCCGGACGCCCCGCTACGCCGGGGTCGACCGGACCTTCCTCGTCTTGGAGGTCACGCTCGTCGTTTGCCTGGGCTACCTCATGGGCGTCTCGTGGGCGACGGCGGGCGTCGTGCTCCTCACCGTCGGCGTGGTCCACCCGCTCATGGTCCGGCTCTCGGCCGACGACGAGCTCCTGCCGCACCTCGTCGTGCGGACGCTCACGCAGGCCGACGCCTACGACGCGCTCCCGCACGCCTCTGGCTCGGGCCGCAAGCCGAGCCCGGCCGTTCCCACGCCCTAG
- a CDS encoding ParA family protein, which produces MRVIAFSNLKGGSSKTTSSLAVAAELARRGRRVLLVDLDPQATLTKSAGLDPSHAAAQYLKGEIEAAAAVLRPEGLWDKPLAENGGALHLVPASRQLVQFEGQAVARLANRLVALLDAVEADYDFVVIDSPPQASALVTATLASADEVYVPVASGRGALDGLVDVVELSKRFGTTPVSGAFATRVNVSSHHDLDLAEYVAQQVAGPDGEGGLKTYIRETVRVRESEMARVPLPFYDRASTAAQDYAALADEIEARPSPRII; this is translated from the coding sequence GTGCGCGTCATCGCCTTCAGCAACCTCAAGGGCGGCTCGTCCAAGACGACTTCCTCGCTCGCCGTCGCGGCCGAACTGGCCCGCCGTGGCCGCCGCGTCTTGCTGGTCGACCTCGACCCGCAGGCGACGCTGACCAAATCGGCCGGGCTCGACCCGTCCCACGCCGCGGCGCAGTACCTCAAGGGCGAGATCGAAGCCGCCGCCGCCGTGCTCCGGCCCGAGGGGCTCTGGGACAAGCCGCTCGCCGAGAACGGCGGCGCGCTCCACCTCGTCCCGGCCAGCCGCCAACTCGTCCAGTTCGAGGGCCAGGCCGTCGCCCGGCTCGCCAACCGGCTCGTCGCGCTGCTCGACGCCGTCGAGGCGGACTACGACTTCGTCGTCATCGACTCGCCGCCCCAGGCGTCGGCGCTCGTCACGGCCACGCTCGCGTCCGCCGACGAGGTCTACGTGCCCGTCGCGTCGGGCCGCGGCGCGCTCGACGGGCTCGTCGACGTCGTCGAGCTCTCGAAGCGGTTCGGGACGACGCCCGTCTCGGGCGCCTTCGCCACGCGCGTAAACGTGTCGAGCCACCACGACCTCGACCTCGCCGAGTACGTCGCGCAGCAGGTGGCAGGCCCGGACGGGGAGGGGGGGCTCAAGACCTACATCCGGGAGACCGTCCGCGTGCGCGAGTCCGAGATGGCGCGCGTCCCGCTCCCGTTCTACGACCGCGCCTCGACGGCCGCCCAGGACTACGCCGCGCTGGCCGACGAGATCGAAGCGCGCCCGTCGCCCCGAATCATCTAG
- a CDS encoding erythromycin esterase family protein, whose product MPASSLPDRPLPVSGDPARGEVYRAPQDVGALVADHAEGFDRVDDADPGSGPGQALGPILDRIGDAHVVCIGEASHGTHEFYRLRARITQALIEEKAFSVVGAEADWPDMERIDAYVRWRQPDDSEWEAFALLSRSGLRVAERPGLGARRAGGAVHRAPRSLAETASAAPPDQGRLGRTAPPRAFPTRRSYTCAHHTSTSTSVRATDVRLAWIGPPALA is encoded by the coding sequence ATGCCCGCCTCGTCTCTCCCCGATCGTCCCCTCCCCGTCTCTGGCGACCCCGCCAGAGGCGAGGTCTACCGCGCGCCTCAAGACGTCGGCGCGCTCGTCGCCGATCACGCCGAAGGGTTCGACCGCGTCGACGACGCCGACCCCGGATCGGGTCCGGGGCAGGCTCTCGGGCCGATCCTGGACCGCATCGGCGACGCCCACGTCGTCTGCATCGGCGAGGCCAGCCACGGCACCCACGAGTTCTACCGCCTGCGTGCGCGCATCACGCAGGCCCTCATTGAGGAGAAAGCCTTTTCGGTCGTCGGCGCCGAGGCCGACTGGCCCGACATGGAGCGCATCGACGCCTACGTCCGCTGGCGCCAGCCGGACGATAGCGAGTGGGAGGCCTTTGCACTCCTCTCGCGCAGCGGCCTGCGAGTCGCGGAGAGGCCCGGGCTCGGCGCCCGCCGGGCTGGCGGCGCCGTTCACCGCGCGCCGCGCTCGCTCGCAGAGACCGCCAGCGCGGCGCCCCCTGACCAGGGTCGGCTGGGTAGGACGGCCCCGCCGCGCGCGTTCCCGACGCGGCGGTCGTACACATGCGCGCACCACACCTCGACATCAACTTCTGTCAGGGCCACCGACGTCCGCCTCGCGTGGATCGGCCCGCCCGCGTTGGCATGA
- the trbB gene encoding P-type conjugative transfer ATPase TrbB, which translates to MPTSSRPQQTRTGADGSAEAGREGRYRELMERYLGPRVVEAFADDDVTEVYVNGDGRLRLDTHSRGKVLAGVQLRAARVEQFLHAVAAFHGDALHGGTPTVQAELPDATFGGARLQGFLSPLAEASCFVIRKRASRVFDLDSYVPTVMTAKQRTALRDAVHAHENILVCGGTGSGKTTLCNALLKEMTDLFPEERIVVLEDTGELQCAADDHLQLRTSDDVSLADLVRHTLRCTPDRIVVGEVRDEAALHLLDAWATGHPGGCATLHATTALGALHRLGRLAQRANVPPQHELVAEAVGVVLVIQGGNQGRRVTELVRVDGQTEGTYELSPV; encoded by the coding sequence GTGCCCACGTCCTCCCGCCCTCAACAGACCCGGACTGGCGCCGACGGGAGCGCCGAAGCGGGGCGCGAGGGCCGCTACCGCGAGCTCATGGAGCGGTACCTCGGCCCGCGCGTCGTCGAGGCCTTCGCGGACGACGACGTAACCGAGGTCTACGTCAACGGCGACGGCCGGCTGCGGCTCGACACCCACTCACGGGGCAAGGTGCTCGCGGGCGTCCAGCTCCGCGCCGCCCGCGTCGAGCAGTTCCTGCACGCCGTGGCCGCCTTCCACGGCGACGCGCTCCACGGCGGCACGCCGACCGTCCAGGCCGAGCTCCCCGACGCCACGTTCGGGGGCGCCCGCCTCCAGGGCTTCCTGTCGCCACTGGCGGAGGCCTCGTGCTTCGTGATCCGCAAGCGGGCCTCGCGCGTGTTCGACCTCGACAGCTACGTCCCCACCGTGATGACGGCGAAACAGCGGACCGCGCTCCGCGACGCCGTACACGCCCACGAGAACATCCTGGTCTGCGGAGGCACCGGCTCGGGCAAGACGACGCTCTGCAACGCGCTCTTGAAGGAGATGACCGACCTATTCCCAGAGGAGCGGATCGTGGTCCTGGAGGACACGGGCGAGCTCCAGTGCGCGGCCGACGACCACCTCCAACTGAGGACCTCCGACGACGTATCGCTCGCCGACCTCGTCCGGCACACGCTCCGCTGCACCCCCGACCGGATCGTCGTGGGAGAGGTCCGCGACGAAGCCGCGCTCCACCTCTTGGACGCTTGGGCGACGGGCCACCCCGGAGGCTGCGCGACGCTCCACGCGACCACGGCGCTCGGGGCGCTCCACCGGCTCGGGCGGCTCGCGCAGCGGGCCAACGTGCCGCCCCAGCACGAGTTGGTGGCCGAGGCCGTCGGTGTCGTCCTCGTGATCCAGGGCGGCAACCAGGGGCGGCGCGTGACGGAGCTCGTCCGCGTCGACGGACAGACGGAAGGGACCTACGAGCTCTCGCCCGTCTAA
- a CDS encoding class I SAM-dependent methyltransferase — MPHPATSPLALDAHVRLAREVEAYVAASKPLSSADLFALASSAYGGSLAEGAFTPRDAYDAAELGLHLHLLRAVGRLPPGASMECSSGARDALAEVERLSALLPSQTRRTAEQNDYQQFSTPAAYAGLCAWVSGVGEGHRVLEPSAGTGALCTFALASGASVHANELSDRRADLLAVLLEAADQDPGETLTRENADHLDAILPPSVRADVVLMNPPFSQTAGRLGTRRVPTVGTDHVLQALRRLEPGGRLVAVLSAAVQRGKPTHGAFFQTIDADPFILCADVEVGGAVYRPYGTSVRTRLLVVERMPEHSSGAARARVEGVVEAVPDVVDLLMPTRAGRSTRGGRRWP; from the coding sequence ATGCCACATCCGGCTACATCTCCACTGGCTCTAGACGCCCACGTCCGTCTCGCCCGAGAGGTCGAAGCGTACGTCGCGGCCTCGAAACCGCTCTCATCCGCCGACCTCTTCGCTCTCGCCTCCAGCGCCTATGGCGGCTCGCTCGCCGAGGGCGCCTTCACGCCCCGCGACGCCTACGACGCCGCTGAACTCGGGCTCCACCTCCACCTGCTCCGCGCTGTCGGGCGCCTCCCGCCAGGGGCCTCGATGGAGTGCTCCTCTGGCGCCCGCGACGCGCTCGCCGAGGTCGAGCGGCTCTCGGCGCTCCTACCCAGCCAGACGCGCCGAACCGCGGAGCAGAACGACTACCAGCAGTTCTCGACGCCCGCCGCCTACGCCGGGCTCTGCGCCTGGGTGAGTGGGGTAGGGGAGGGGCACCGCGTCCTGGAGCCATCCGCTGGGACGGGCGCACTCTGCACCTTCGCGCTCGCCTCTGGCGCCTCGGTCCACGCCAATGAACTCTCTGACCGACGGGCCGACCTGCTGGCGGTCCTACTGGAGGCGGCAGACCAGGACCCGGGCGAGACGCTCACACGCGAAAACGCCGACCACCTCGACGCCATCCTGCCGCCGTCCGTCCGCGCCGACGTGGTCTTGATGAACCCCCCATTCTCGCAGACTGCCGGGCGCCTCGGGACCCGCCGCGTCCCGACGGTCGGGACCGATCACGTACTCCAGGCTCTCCGTCGCTTGGAGCCGGGCGGACGGCTCGTCGCCGTCCTCAGCGCCGCCGTCCAACGCGGCAAGCCGACGCACGGGGCGTTCTTCCAGACCATTGACGCCGACCCGTTCATCCTCTGCGCCGATGTCGAGGTGGGCGGCGCGGTCTATCGCCCGTATGGGACCTCTGTACGCACACGCCTCCTCGTCGTGGAGCGGATGCCAGAGCACTCATCCGGCGCAGCCAGGGCGCGCGTGGAAGGCGTCGTGGAGGCGGTGCCTGACGTCGTCGATCTGCTCATGCCAACGCGGGCGGGCCGATCCACGCGAGGCGGACGTCGGTGGCCCTGA
- a CDS encoding S26 family signal peptidase produces MLERHEAQRCEDARWARRLRLWFVAVGGAVLAVAVGALLGVRVNTTPSLPRGLYVASALGEQPVARGDLVAACPDTAAVQRLGRYWTNGRCPGGTGRPNGVRPLAKPVAGLPGDTVRVDRGGVWVGGRLLPSSAPLVRDRAGRPVRPALGVRVLGPGEYWLHSGRVPTSIDSRYAGPVRVVLERLRPLWTED; encoded by the coding sequence ATGCTAGAACGACATGAAGCACAGCGTTGCGAGGACGCCCGTTGGGCGCGCCGCCTGCGTCTATGGTTCGTCGCGGTCGGAGGGGCGGTCCTTGCCGTGGCTGTGGGGGCGCTGCTCGGCGTCCGCGTCAACACCACGCCCAGCCTCCCGAGAGGGCTCTACGTCGCCTCGGCACTGGGAGAGCAGCCGGTCGCGCGGGGCGACTTGGTGGCCGCGTGCCCGGACACGGCAGCGGTCCAACGTCTCGGCCGGTACTGGACGAACGGGCGGTGTCCCGGCGGCACCGGTCGCCCCAACGGCGTCCGGCCGCTCGCGAAGCCGGTCGCGGGCCTCCCAGGCGACACCGTCCGCGTCGACCGCGGCGGCGTTTGGGTAGGGGGTAGGCTCCTGCCGTCGAGCGCGCCGCTCGTCCGCGACCGTGCGGGACGACCCGTCCGGCCCGCACTCGGGGTGCGCGTCCTCGGACCTGGCGAGTACTGGCTCCACTCGGGGCGGGTGCCCACGTCGATCGACTCCCGCTACGCCGGACCCGTCCGCGTCGTCCTCGAACGGCTCCGGCCGCTCTGGACGGAGGACTGA
- a CDS encoding TrbC/VirB2 family protein, producing the protein MPRSLQPDPSRCVLVGRALTLLALAAVLADPAAASGGAAMPWDGPLQTIADALTGNTIRLVAVIALAAGGIVWAFTKNEEGVKRIGQAVLGLGVAIGAASFAATLGISGSTF; encoded by the coding sequence ATGCCCCGCTCGCTCCAGCCCGACCCCAGCCGCTGCGTCCTCGTCGGACGCGCCCTCACGCTCCTCGCCCTCGCGGCCGTCCTCGCCGACCCCGCCGCGGCCTCTGGCGGCGCGGCCATGCCGTGGGACGGCCCGCTCCAGACCATCGCCGACGCGCTCACCGGCAACACCATCCGCCTCGTCGCCGTGATCGCGCTCGCCGCCGGCGGCATCGTGTGGGCATTCACCAAGAACGAGGAGGGCGTCAAGCGGATCGGCCAGGCCGTGCTCGGCCTCGGCGTCGCCATCGGCGCGGCCTCGTTCGCCGCCACGCTCGGCATCTCAGGCTCGACGTTTTGA
- a CDS encoding strawberry notch-like NTP hydrolase domain-containing protein produces MWPFADTRPLAVETASEVAQTGALTASVFDAYRASVKVPGACPHPTRLVESAAMAAATAPPCAYRPTLPEHLVSRGLLSDAQLETVCRAGAAHTERLPGTGEEAGRRQGFFVGDGTGMGKA; encoded by the coding sequence GTGTGGCCCTTCGCGGACACCCGGCCTCTGGCGGTCGAGACGGCCAGTGAGGTCGCCCAGACCGGTGCGCTCACGGCGAGCGTGTTCGACGCCTACCGCGCGAGTGTTAAGGTCCCCGGCGCCTGCCCCCACCCGACGCGGCTCGTCGAGTCGGCCGCGATGGCAGCGGCCACCGCCCCACCCTGCGCATACCGCCCGACGCTGCCCGAGCACCTCGTGAGCCGGGGCCTCCTCTCGGACGCGCAGCTCGAGACCGTCTGCCGCGCGGGCGCCGCTCACACGGAGCGTTTGCCCGGTACGGGGGAGGAGGCCGGACGGAGGCAGGGGTTCTTCGTCGGTGACGGGACCGGAATGGGGAAAGCATGA
- a CDS encoding serine/threonine-protein kinase, producing the protein MTQPPAPLSNGGDAAGPTSLDTLRLLVEQAAEGHPVGEHVRVDGVLLDLLMDADSATRASVIETARALSPDLGERAMRLAWAFSAAPEADFLSRPAAESFAACVADPALAPGDTVGDYRVVREIGRGGMGVVYLAERSDVGLRAAVKVLSGPVVASGVEDPDAQRFLDERRHLATLSHPNVARLYDAGHTADGRPYFAMEHVDGEPFPAYADRRGLSLRDRLALFEQVCAAVRHVHGRGLVHGDVKPENVLVADDDEGRPVAKLLDFGVATRWRSWGDGASGAQSSTCQPFTYGSAAPEIVAGGEPTPASDLYSLGVLLRELVRPPASRSAPRAVVDALESLVERATSAEVGRRPPTVADLSAELRALTWRPRPAQQAESWAFGAALGTLAALAGAAVFARLRGRG; encoded by the coding sequence ATGACGCAGCCCCCCGCCCCACTCTCGAACGGCGGGGACGCCGCCGGACCGACCTCTCTCGACACGCTCCGCCTCCTGGTAGAGCAGGCGGCCGAGGGGCACCCCGTCGGCGAGCACGTCCGGGTCGACGGGGTCCTCCTCGACCTCCTCATGGACGCTGACTCCGCCACCCGGGCGTCGGTGATCGAGACGGCACGAGCGCTCTCGCCCGACCTGGGCGAACGGGCCATGCGTCTCGCGTGGGCGTTTTCCGCCGCGCCAGAGGCCGACTTCCTCTCGCGCCCGGCGGCAGAATCGTTCGCGGCCTGCGTCGCCGATCCCGCCCTCGCTCCGGGCGACACGGTGGGCGACTACCGCGTCGTTCGAGAGATCGGGCGCGGCGGCATGGGCGTCGTGTACCTCGCCGAGCGGTCGGACGTAGGGCTCCGGGCCGCGGTCAAGGTGCTGTCCGGCCCCGTCGTCGCCAGCGGGGTCGAAGACCCCGACGCCCAGCGGTTCTTGGACGAGAGGCGCCATCTCGCGACGCTCTCCCACCCCAATGTCGCCCGGCTCTACGACGCCGGCCACACGGCAGACGGGCGTCCTTACTTCGCGATGGAGCACGTCGACGGCGAGCCCTTCCCGGCCTACGCCGACCGCCGAGGGCTCAGCCTCCGCGACCGGCTCGCGCTCTTCGAGCAGGTCTGCGCGGCCGTCCGGCACGTCCACGGGCGCGGCCTGGTCCACGGCGACGTGAAGCCCGAGAACGTGCTCGTGGCCGACGACGACGAAGGCCGCCCGGTCGCCAAGCTCCTCGACTTCGGCGTCGCGACCCGCTGGAGATCTTGGGGTGACGGCGCCAGCGGCGCCCAGTCTTCGACGTGCCAGCCGTTCACGTACGGGTCCGCGGCGCCCGAGATCGTCGCCGGTGGAGAACCGACGCCCGCGTCTGACCTGTACTCGCTGGGCGTGCTGCTCCGCGAACTGGTCCGGCCACCCGCGAGCCGCAGCGCGCCCCGAGCGGTGGTCGACGCTCTCGAGTCGCTCGTCGAGCGGGCGACGAGCGCGGAGGTCGGACGCCGCCCCCCGACGGTGGCAGACCTCTCGGCGGAGCTCCGAGCGCTTACGTGGAGACCCCGGCCAGCGCAGCAGGCCGAATCGTGGGCCTTCGGAGCCGCGCTCGGGACCCTCGCCGCGCTCGCCGGAGCGGCGGTCTTCGCGCGGCTGCGGGGTCGAGGCTAG
- a CDS encoding LexA family protein has product MLYPRQTELLALLRDAVRRGGAAPNGSELARRMGLANVSAVYAHLRKLEAAGFVALTSGGRGVPLQIELTESGERHGRARPWPRLGKIPAGPITDVAAQADDFVATLPDLVPAMRPGDYLLVVDGESMTGAGLLPGMTLVMRPDVTPTDRDVCSVYVEGEGNTLKHVVEDGSYVVLVARNPEYPDQRVPKSMACVQGVVVAALAVQTFR; this is encoded by the coding sequence GTGCTCTACCCCCGCCAGACCGAGCTCCTTGCGCTCCTCCGCGACGCCGTCCGCCGCGGCGGGGCGGCCCCGAACGGGAGCGAGCTCGCTCGGCGGATGGGGCTCGCCAACGTGTCCGCGGTCTACGCCCATCTCCGCAAGCTGGAGGCGGCCGGGTTCGTCGCGCTCACGTCCGGGGGCCGGGGCGTCCCGCTCCAGATCGAACTCACCGAGTCCGGCGAGCGCCACGGTCGCGCGCGCCCCTGGCCGCGGCTCGGGAAGATCCCCGCCGGGCCGATCACCGACGTGGCGGCCCAGGCCGACGACTTCGTCGCGACGCTCCCAGACCTCGTGCCCGCGATGCGGCCCGGCGACTACCTCCTGGTCGTCGACGGGGAGTCGATGACGGGCGCAGGGCTCCTCCCCGGGATGACGCTCGTCATGCGGCCCGACGTGACCCCGACCGACCGCGACGTGTGCTCGGTCTACGTCGAGGGCGAGGGGAATACGCTCAAGCACGTCGTCGAGGACGGCTCGTACGTCGTGCTCGTCGCGCGCAACCCCGAGTACCCCGACCAGCGCGTGCCTAAGAGCATGGCCTGCGTCCAGGGCGTCGTCGTCGCCGCGCTCGCCGTCCAAACCTTCCGCTAA
- a CDS encoding ECF-type sigma factor translates to MTSTTLPPRRRTIRTKADAERAVYADLRQIARRLRSRESPGITLATTGLVHEAYLSLQRSHGAGYEIGWNAEVSFGLYATAMRNVLVSAARRRRADKRGGGAATVPISEHDVRAGADPTGVEGWAHLTVDLDAAMERVRRASERLHRVVELKFFAGLEIAEIAGVTGTSPATVKRDWEKARALLYAYVSEDSTSQETIDAPQAG, encoded by the coding sequence ATGACCTCGACGACCCTCCCGCCCCGCCGCCGAACGATCCGCACGAAGGCCGACGCCGAACGGGCGGTCTACGCCGACCTCCGGCAGATCGCCCGGAGGCTCCGCTCGCGGGAGAGCCCCGGGATCACGCTCGCGACGACGGGCCTGGTCCACGAGGCGTACCTCTCGCTCCAGCGGAGCCACGGGGCCGGATACGAGATCGGCTGGAACGCCGAGGTGTCCTTCGGGCTCTACGCCACGGCCATGCGGAACGTGCTCGTGAGCGCGGCCCGCCGGAGGCGCGCCGACAAGCGAGGCGGCGGGGCGGCCACCGTTCCGATCTCCGAGCACGACGTCCGCGCGGGCGCCGACCCGACGGGCGTTGAGGGCTGGGCGCACCTCACGGTCGATCTCGACGCGGCGATGGAGCGGGTCCGCCGCGCGAGCGAACGGCTTCACCGGGTCGTCGAGCTCAAGTTCTTCGCCGGCCTCGAGATCGCCGAGATCGCGGGGGTGACGGGGACGAGCCCGGCCACCGTGAAGCGGGATTGGGAGAAGGCCCGCGCGCTGCTCTACGCCTACGTCTCCGAGGACTCCACGTCGCAGGAGACCATCGACGCGCCACAAGCCGGATGA
- a CDS encoding catalase, protein MSDPKRLTDDQGHDEAAKDRHLEPYREDADGEYLTTNTGLRVNHTDDSLKAGTRGPTLLEDFHLREKMTHFDHERVPERVVHARGSAAHGFFQVYEPLTDLTKAKVFQDPSQKTPVFVRFSTVVGFRGSADTVRDVRGWATKFYTEDGNWDLVGNNMPVFFIQDAIKFPDLVHAIKPEPDSQTPQASAAHDNFWDFISLMPESAHTIMWVLSDRGLPRSYAMMEGFGVHTFRLVNAEGKARFVKFHWRPVLGTHSLVWDETQKIAGKNPDFNRQDLWDRIEDGDYPEYELGLQVVEEEDEHAFDFDLLDPTKIIPESEVPVRIVGKMTLNRNPDNFFAETEQVAFHPGHVVPGIDFTNDPLLQGRLFSYIDTQINRFSSANFNELPINRPVAAVHNNQRDGFMRQTINRGPVNYSPNSRGGGCPMTAPESEGGYVHYAERVEGHKVRERSDSFKDFFSQPTMFWHSLTEGEQDRLVSAAHFELGKVTIMEVRERMVTDFFNHINHDLAVRVAKGIGVEPPTAFAGTETDKRIPEVSTIKRGRYDTIQTRKVAILLAEGFDHEQLMAVKEMLMDGGAMPTVVAETLGMLTSASGETVEVDESYLTTASVLFDAFFVPGGAESVEALKAHGDALHFVHEGYRHAKPIGATGEGVELLSAARLPDLDVSDGPTTSDRGVVTAHDDLDGFPGAFREAIAQYRHFDRNKKDQVPA, encoded by the coding sequence ATGTCCGACCCGAAGCGCCTCACCGACGACCAGGGCCACGACGAGGCCGCCAAGGACCGCCACCTCGAACCGTACCGCGAGGACGCCGACGGCGAGTACCTCACGACGAACACCGGTCTCCGCGTCAACCACACCGACGACTCGCTCAAGGCTGGCACCCGCGGACCGACGCTCCTGGAGGACTTCCACCTCCGGGAGAAGATGACCCACTTCGACCACGAGCGCGTCCCCGAGCGCGTGGTCCACGCCCGGGGCTCGGCGGCCCACGGCTTCTTCCAGGTCTACGAACCCCTCACGGACCTCACGAAGGCCAAGGTCTTCCAGGACCCGTCGCAGAAGACCCCCGTCTTCGTCCGGTTCTCGACCGTCGTCGGCTTCCGCGGCTCGGCCGACACCGTCCGCGACGTGCGCGGGTGGGCCACGAAGTTCTACACCGAGGACGGCAACTGGGACCTCGTCGGCAACAACATGCCGGTGTTCTTTATCCAGGACGCGATCAAGTTCCCCGACCTCGTCCACGCCATCAAGCCCGAGCCGGACTCCCAGACGCCGCAGGCCTCGGCCGCCCACGACAACTTCTGGGACTTCATCTCGCTCATGCCCGAGAGCGCGCACACGATCATGTGGGTGCTCTCCGACCGAGGCCTTCCGCGCTCCTACGCCATGATGGAGGGGTTCGGCGTTCACACCTTCCGCCTGGTCAACGCCGAGGGCAAGGCTCGCTTCGTCAAGTTCCACTGGCGGCCCGTCCTGGGCACCCACTCGCTCGTGTGGGACGAGACGCAGAAGATCGCCGGCAAGAACCCGGACTTCAACCGGCAGGACCTCTGGGACCGAATCGAGGACGGGGATTACCCCGAGTACGAGCTCGGCCTCCAGGTCGTCGAGGAAGAGGACGAGCACGCCTTCGACTTCGACCTCCTCGACCCGACCAAGATCATCCCCGAGTCCGAGGTGCCCGTCCGCATCGTGGGCAAGATGACGCTCAACCGCAACCCGGACAACTTCTTCGCCGAGACCGAGCAGGTCGCCTTCCACCCCGGCCACGTCGTCCCCGGCATCGACTTCACGAACGACCCGCTCCTCCAGGGGCGCCTGTTTTCGTACATCGACACCCAGATCAACCGGTTCTCGAGCGCCAACTTCAACGAGCTCCCGATCAACCGGCCCGTCGCCGCCGTCCACAACAACCAGCGCGATGGGTTCATGCGGCAGACGATCAACCGCGGCCCCGTCAACTACTCCCCGAACTCGCGCGGCGGCGGCTGCCCGATGACGGCGCCGGAGTCCGAGGGCGGCTACGTCCACTACGCCGAGCGCGTCGAGGGCCACAAGGTCCGCGAGCGGAGCGACAGCTTCAAGGACTTCTTCAGCCAGCCCACCATGTTCTGGCACAGCCTGACCGAGGGCGAACAGGACCGTCTGGTGTCCGCCGCGCACTTCGAACTCGGGAAAGTCACGATCATGGAGGTCCGCGAGCGGATGGTGACCGACTTCTTCAACCACATCAACCACGACCTCGCTGTGCGTGTGGCAAAGGGCATCGGGGTCGAGCCGCCGACCGCGTTCGCGGGGACGGAGACGGACAAGCGGATCCCCGAGGTGAGCACCATCAAGCGGGGCCGCTACGACACGATCCAGACCCGCAAGGTGGCCATCCTCCTCGCCGAGGGCTTCGACCACGAGCAACTCATGGCCGTCAAGGAGATGCTCATGGACGGCGGCGCCATGCCGACGGTGGTCGCTGAAACGCTGGGAATGCTCACGAGCGCGTCCGGCGAGACGGTCGAGGTGGACGAGAGCTACCTCACGACGGCCTCCGTCCTCTTCGACGCCTTCTTCGTGCCGGGCGGCGCCGAGAGCGTCGAGGCGCTCAAGGCGCACGGCGACGCGCTCCACTTCGTCCACGAAGGGTACCGACACGCCAAGCCCATCGGCGCGACGGGCGAGGGTGTCGAGTTGCTGAGTGCGGCGCGCCTGCCCGACCTCGACGTCTCGGACGGCCCGACGACCTCGGACCGGGGCGTCGTCACCGCCCACGACGACCTCGACGGGTTCCCCGGGGCGTTCCGCGAGGCCATCGCGCAGTACCGCCACTTCGACCGGAACAAGAAGGACCAGGTGCCCGCGTAG